Proteins encoded together in one Lathyrus oleraceus cultivar Zhongwan6 chromosome 5, CAAS_Psat_ZW6_1.0, whole genome shotgun sequence window:
- the LOC127080653 gene encoding uncharacterized mitochondrial protein AtMg00810-like, whose translation MVEYFVQQMQSEFEMSIVGKFTYFFGLQMKQMEDNIFISLRKYAKSILKKFGLEKASHKRNPVATHVKLSIGDNGVNVDQSLYRCMIDSLLYLTTSRPDISFSIDFCTRYQANPKASNLIQMKRIMEYINETCDYDILYFHDTSSILVWSLMCMKQD comes from the coding sequence ATGGTGGAATATTTTGTCcaacaaatgcagtctgaatttgagatgagtATTGTAGGAAAATTCACCTACTTTTTTGGTCTACAAATGAAGCAAATGGAAGACAACATATTTATTTCTCTAAGAAAGTATGCAAAGAGTATATTGAAGAAGTTTGGGCTTGAAAAGGCAAGTCATAAGAGAAATCCTGTTGCCACACATGTGAAATTATCCATAGGTGATAATGGTGTTAATGTtgatcaaagtctatacagatGCATGATTGATAGTCTActatatctcacaacaagcagACCCGATATCTCATTTTCTATAGATTTTTGTACTAGATATCAAGCTAATCCCAAGGCTAGTAATCTTATTCAAATGAAAAGAATCATGGAGTACATAAATGAGACTTGTGACTATGATATTCTCTATTTTCATGATACTAGCTCAATACTTGTATGGTCATTGATGTGCATGAAACAAGATTGA
- the LOC127084637 gene encoding uncharacterized protein LOC127084637, whose translation MENLRPNRSDTHLSPKEEATIEAKTRHHFDEAAPKRHTKPQRSEYASQYVDKNLSDHSVPEMLQFQRLENDPAEKKLVYDGKEVAEEFVETEYYKDLNSVDKHHHTTGKGFIQVEKSDTSFHIEPDNDSHECHQSSKGNPATNDWVPAPFTEEDSHSDKPNRSDN comes from the exons ATGGAGAATCTTCGGCCAAACAGAAGCGACACTCATCTCTCACCCAAAGAAGAAGCAACCATAGAAGCAAAAACCAGACACCATTTCGACGAAGCAGCACCAAAACGACACACAAAACCACAACGCAGTGAATACGCTTCTCAATACGTGGATAAGAATCTCTCAGATCATTCTGTACCAGAAATGCTACAGTTTCAACGACTCGAGAATGATCCTGCCGAGAAG AAACTGGTTTACGATGGAAAAGAAGTGGCTGAAGAATTTGTGGAAACTGAGTATTACAAAGATCTTAACAGTGTAGACAAACATCATCACACG ACAGGAAAAGGATTTATTCAAGTAGAAAAAAGTGACACAAGCTTCCACATAGAACCGGATAATGACAGTCATGAATGTCATCAGTCTAGCAAGGGAAACCCAGCAACCAATGACTGGGTTCCTGCTCCTTTTACGGAG GAGGATTCTCATTCGGATAAACCTAATAGAAGTGACAATTGA